In the Corynebacterium suedekumii genome, one interval contains:
- a CDS encoding uracil-xanthine permease family protein, which yields MSTPTSTNQGRYFGWTVHGDGRKILPGAVVAPEERLSWPRTIGIGMQHVIAMFGATLLVPTLTGFPVNTTLLFSGLGTILFLLITRNRLPSYLGSSFAFIAPLAASQGYGPGAQIGGVLVAGLVLVLIGFIVKAAGRKVLDAVMPPAVTGAIVALIGLNLAPTAAANFETQPLVATITMVAILVATVAGRGMVARLGILIGVVIGWVFAVVTGNLAEGATETIRQAAWFGLPEFHSPEFHLSAILVTLPVIIVLVAENVGHVKAVSEMTGRNLDDLAGDALVADGLATTLAGSFGGSGTTTYAENIGVMAATRVYSTAAYWVAAFTAIALAFIPKFGALIFTIPAGVLGGATLVLYGLIGMLGIRIWQDNNVNFNNPVNLTAAAVALVAGIGNLTLTVFGVELEGIAWGSAGIIIAYPILRRLYVTMGEGRNATF from the coding sequence GTGAGCACACCTACGAGCACGAATCAGGGCCGATACTTCGGCTGGACCGTCCACGGTGACGGCAGGAAGATCCTCCCCGGCGCGGTCGTCGCCCCCGAGGAGCGGCTGAGCTGGCCGCGGACCATCGGCATCGGCATGCAGCACGTCATCGCCATGTTCGGCGCGACGCTGCTGGTGCCCACCCTCACCGGCTTCCCGGTCAACACCACACTGCTGTTCTCGGGCCTGGGCACGATCCTCTTCCTGCTCATCACCCGCAACCGGCTGCCCTCCTACCTCGGGTCCTCCTTCGCGTTCATCGCCCCGCTGGCGGCGAGCCAGGGCTACGGGCCCGGCGCGCAGATCGGCGGCGTCCTCGTCGCGGGCCTGGTGCTCGTGCTCATCGGGTTCATCGTCAAGGCTGCGGGGCGCAAGGTCCTCGACGCGGTCATGCCGCCGGCCGTGACGGGTGCGATCGTCGCGCTCATCGGCCTCAACCTGGCGCCGACGGCGGCCGCGAACTTCGAGACCCAGCCGCTGGTGGCCACGATCACGATGGTGGCCATCCTCGTGGCCACCGTCGCCGGCCGCGGCATGGTCGCCCGCCTGGGCATCCTCATCGGCGTGGTCATCGGCTGGGTGTTCGCGGTGGTGACCGGCAACCTCGCCGAGGGGGCGACGGAGACGATCCGCCAGGCCGCGTGGTTCGGCCTGCCCGAGTTCCACTCCCCGGAGTTCCACCTCTCCGCCATCCTGGTCACCCTGCCGGTGATCATCGTGCTCGTGGCGGAGAACGTCGGTCACGTCAAGGCGGTCAGCGAGATGACCGGCCGCAACCTCGACGACCTGGCCGGCGACGCCCTGGTGGCCGACGGCCTGGCGACCACCCTGGCCGGCAGTTTCGGCGGCTCCGGCACGACGACGTACGCGGAGAACATCGGCGTCATGGCCGCCACCCGCGTGTACTCCACTGCCGCCTACTGGGTCGCCGCGTTCACCGCGATCGCCCTGGCGTTCATCCCGAAGTTCGGGGCGCTGATCTTCACCATCCCCGCGGGTGTGCTCGGCGGCGCCACGCTCGTGCTCTACGGCCTCATCGGCATGCTGGGCATCCGCATCTGGCAGGACAACAACGTCAACTTCAACAACCCGGTCAACCTCACGGCGGCGGCCGTGGCGCTGGTGGCGGGCATCGGCAACCTCACCCTCACCGTCTTCGGTGTCGAGTTGGAGGGCATCGCCTGGGGCTCGGCGGGCATCATCATCGCCTACCCGATCCTCAGGCGCCTGTACGTCACCATGGGTGAGGGACGCAACGCCACCTTCTGA
- the hflX gene encoding GTPase HflX, whose protein sequence is MTESTDRPTRDHDDLLARAFRDNAPQPTEAEDPGADLSDLISPTVGELDLAERNRFRRITRDTEIRSSDVEDITEVEYRKLRLEQVILVGVWTEGTAAEVEAAMAELQALAETAGAEVLETLYQRRDKPDPGTFIGSGKVTELKEIIAATGADTVICDGELSPGQLVALETALNTKVIDRTMLILDIFAQHAKSKEGKAQVSLAQMEYLYTRVRGWGGNLSRQAGGRAGSNGGVGLRGPGETRIEADRRRLRTDMAKLRRELAGMKTAREIKRQRRQDSTIPQVAIAGYTNAGKSSLINAMTGAGVLVENALFATLDPTTRRAELADGRAVVFTDTVGFVRHLPTQLVEAFKSTLEEVLAADLMLHVVDGSDPFPLKQIEAVNKVIYDIVKETGESAPPEIIVVNKIDDADPLVLAELRHALDRDNVVYVSALTGEGIPDLQARIEIFLNSLDAHVHLLIPFTRGDIVSRLHEFGTVRSEEYTEEGTFVDVRLPRQLADELAEFVVAEPAGDNKDS, encoded by the coding sequence ATGACTGAATCGACTGACCGACCCACCCGTGATCACGACGACCTGCTGGCCCGCGCCTTCCGCGACAACGCACCCCAGCCCACGGAAGCGGAGGATCCGGGCGCGGACCTCTCCGACCTGATCAGCCCCACCGTCGGCGAACTTGACCTGGCGGAACGTAACCGATTCCGCCGTATCACCCGCGACACCGAGATCCGCTCCAGCGACGTCGAGGACATCACCGAGGTCGAGTACCGCAAGCTGCGCCTCGAGCAGGTCATCCTCGTCGGCGTGTGGACCGAGGGCACCGCCGCCGAGGTCGAGGCGGCCATGGCCGAACTCCAGGCACTCGCTGAGACCGCCGGCGCCGAGGTCCTGGAGACGCTCTACCAGCGCCGCGACAAACCGGACCCCGGCACCTTCATCGGCTCCGGCAAGGTCACCGAACTCAAGGAGATCATCGCCGCCACGGGAGCCGACACCGTCATCTGCGACGGTGAACTCAGCCCCGGCCAGCTCGTCGCCCTCGAGACCGCGCTGAACACCAAGGTCATCGACCGGACGATGCTCATCCTCGACATCTTCGCCCAGCACGCGAAGTCGAAGGAGGGCAAGGCGCAGGTCAGCCTCGCGCAGATGGAGTACCTCTACACGCGCGTGCGTGGCTGGGGCGGCAACCTCTCCCGTCAGGCCGGTGGCCGGGCCGGCTCCAACGGCGGCGTCGGCCTGCGTGGCCCCGGTGAGACCCGCATCGAGGCGGACCGTCGACGTCTGCGCACCGACATGGCGAAGCTGCGCCGTGAACTCGCCGGCATGAAGACGGCGCGCGAGATCAAGCGCCAGCGCCGGCAGGACTCGACGATCCCGCAGGTGGCCATCGCCGGGTACACCAACGCCGGCAAGTCCTCGCTCATCAACGCGATGACCGGCGCGGGTGTGCTGGTGGAGAACGCCCTGTTCGCCACCCTCGACCCCACGACCCGGCGCGCGGAGCTGGCCGACGGTCGGGCCGTGGTGTTCACCGACACCGTCGGCTTCGTCCGCCACCTGCCCACCCAGCTCGTCGAGGCGTTCAAGTCCACCCTCGAGGAGGTGCTCGCCGCCGACCTCATGCTCCACGTCGTCGACGGCTCGGACCCGTTCCCGCTCAAGCAGATCGAGGCCGTGAACAAGGTCATCTACGACATCGTCAAGGAGACCGGGGAGAGCGCGCCGCCGGAGATCATCGTGGTGAACAAGATCGACGACGCGGACCCACTCGTCCTGGCCGAACTGCGTCACGCCCTCGACCGTGACAACGTCGTCTACGTCTCCGCCCTGACCGGCGAGGGCATCCCGGACCTGCAGGCCCGCATCGAGATCTTCCTCAACTCACTCGACGCTCACGTGCATCTGCTCATCCCGTTCACCCGGGGTGACATCGTCTCCCGCCTCCACGAGTTCGGCACCGTCCGCAGTGAGGAGTACACGGAGGAGGGCACGTTCGTCGACGTCCGGCTGCCGCGCCAGCTGGCGGATGAGCTGGCTGAGTTCGTCGTCGCGGAGCCCGCGGGTGATAATAAGGATTCGTGA
- the dapF gene encoding diaminopimelate epimerase encodes MDFAKGHGTENDFLILPDPEDQLDLTASTVASLCDRRAGLGADGILRVVRGDHAWFMDYRNADGSVAEMCGNGVRVFAHYLRSRGLVDSDEFVVRTRAGDRTVLVTDWDEQDATVSVGMGPATVTGVSTARIGDLSLAGLGVDLGNPHLAAVIPGLTPERLAALDLVAPEFDEEFFPAGVNVEILTELVDDRVHMRVHERGVGETRSCGTGTVAAARAALADAGLTDGAVTVTVPGGEVTVTIAGEESTLTGPSRIIATGTVQI; translated from the coding sequence ATCGACTTCGCCAAAGGCCACGGCACCGAGAACGACTTCCTCATCCTGCCCGACCCCGAGGACCAGCTCGACCTCACCGCGTCCACGGTCGCGAGCCTGTGTGACCGGCGGGCCGGGCTCGGCGCGGACGGCATCCTCCGGGTTGTCCGCGGGGACCACGCCTGGTTCATGGACTACCGCAACGCCGACGGCTCCGTCGCCGAGATGTGCGGCAACGGCGTGCGCGTGTTCGCCCACTACCTCCGCTCCCGTGGCCTGGTGGACTCGGACGAGTTCGTCGTGCGCACCCGCGCCGGCGACCGCACCGTCCTGGTCACCGACTGGGACGAGCAGGACGCGACGGTGAGCGTGGGCATGGGTCCGGCCACCGTCACCGGGGTCTCCACCGCCCGGATCGGTGACCTCTCCCTCGCCGGTCTCGGCGTCGACCTGGGCAACCCGCACCTCGCGGCGGTCATCCCGGGGCTGACACCCGAGCGGTTGGCGGCGCTGGATCTGGTGGCACCGGAGTTCGACGAGGAGTTCTTCCCCGCGGGCGTCAACGTGGAGATCCTCACCGAGCTTGTCGACGACCGCGTCCACATGCGCGTCCACGAACGCGGCGTCGGGGAGACCCGCTCCTGCGGGACCGGCACCGTCGCCGCCGCCCGCGCCGCGCTCGCCGACGCCGGCCTGACCGACGGCGCCGTGACCGTCACCGTCCCCGGTGGGGAGGTCACCGTCACCATCGCCGGCGAGGAGTCGACGTTGACCGGCCCCAGCCGCATCATCGCGACCGGAACGGTGCAGATCTAG
- the miaA gene encoding tRNA (adenosine(37)-N6)-dimethylallyltransferase MiaA, translating into MGPIAVVGPTASGKSALGLALAHELGGEVVNVDSMQLYRGMDIGTAKLTVAEREGIPHHQLDVWDVTETASVARFQADAIADVEDILARGKVPILVGGSMLYVQSLVDDWQFPPTDPVVRARFEQRLADIGIDALHAELTAVDPAAAAVIEDKDPRRTVRALEVIELTGRPFQASQPPKDAPPRWGTTILGLRTHADWLNPRIELRTRQMFDRGLVEEVDHLVADHGLVADSTAGRAIGYAQVLAARAGEMTWDEAVERTITGTRRYVRRQRSWFNRDPRIHWLDAAATPVGQALELVR; encoded by the coding sequence TTGGGACCGATCGCCGTCGTGGGGCCCACCGCCTCCGGGAAATCCGCCCTCGGCCTGGCCCTGGCGCACGAACTGGGCGGGGAGGTGGTCAACGTCGACTCCATGCAGCTCTACCGTGGGATGGACATCGGCACCGCCAAACTCACCGTCGCCGAACGCGAGGGGATCCCGCACCACCAGCTCGACGTGTGGGACGTCACCGAGACGGCGTCGGTGGCCCGTTTCCAGGCCGACGCCATCGCGGACGTGGAGGACATCCTCGCCCGGGGGAAGGTGCCGATCCTCGTCGGTGGCTCCATGCTTTACGTCCAGTCGCTCGTCGACGACTGGCAGTTCCCGCCCACCGACCCGGTCGTCCGGGCGCGGTTCGAGCAGCGCCTGGCCGACATCGGCATCGACGCCCTCCACGCGGAACTCACCGCCGTGGACCCGGCCGCGGCCGCGGTCATCGAGGACAAGGACCCGCGCCGTACCGTCCGGGCCCTGGAGGTCATAGAGCTCACCGGTCGGCCCTTCCAGGCGTCCCAACCGCCGAAGGACGCGCCCCCGCGCTGGGGGACCACCATCCTCGGGCTGCGCACCCACGCGGACTGGCTCAACCCGCGCATCGAGCTGCGCACCCGCCAGATGTTCGACCGGGGCCTGGTGGAGGAGGTCGACCACCTCGTCGCCGACCACGGCCTGGTCGCCGACTCCACCGCCGGCCGCGCCATCGGCTACGCGCAGGTCCTCGCCGCCCGGGCCGGGGAGATGACGTGGGACGAGGCCGTCGAGCGGACGATCACCGGCACCCGCCGGTACGTGCGCCGCCAGCGTTCCTGGTTCAACCGGGACCCACGGATCCACTGGCTCGACGCCGCCGCGACGCCCGTCGGGCAGGCGCTAGAGTTGGTGCGGTGA
- a CDS encoding DUF349 domain-containing protein yields the protein MTTPPTPSPSPGNMPKPGPKPGATPGVRPTPSPRPAASLPVPPKNDPAKWGRVAEDGTVYVKDGDRERQIGSWQAGTPEEGLAHYGTRYDDLATEVELLETRLTARPDEANSIKSTAAQLRETLPTAAVIGDLAALDKRLATIMDHSEAAGEQAKAEKARRRDEAVARKETLAAEAEDLAENSTDWKAAGDRLRAILEEWKTIRGIDRKTDDSLWKRYSRARDAFNRRRGAHFADLDRGRAAARRAKEALVERAEAIKDSTDWNETARAFRDLMKEWKEAGRAPREVDDKLWAAFRGAQDHFFNARNAEHAERDKEFEANAEAKDALIAEYDPQVDPAKGLESARAKLRELQEKWDEIGFVPRGKVSEYEDRIGAIEKRVAEFEESQWRRTDPEAQARVDQFRAKVEDFTAQAEAAEAKGNTKKAAQLREQAAQWQEWADTAQHAVDNQ from the coding sequence ATGACCACTCCCCCGACTCCCTCCCCCTCGCCCGGCAACATGCCCAAGCCGGGTCCGAAACCGGGGGCCACTCCGGGTGTGCGTCCCACCCCCTCCCCGCGGCCGGCCGCCTCCCTGCCGGTGCCGCCGAAGAATGATCCGGCGAAGTGGGGCCGGGTGGCCGAGGACGGCACCGTCTACGTGAAGGACGGCGACAGGGAACGTCAGATCGGTTCCTGGCAGGCCGGCACCCCGGAGGAGGGGCTGGCCCACTACGGCACCCGGTACGACGACCTGGCGACCGAGGTCGAGCTCCTGGAGACCCGTCTCACCGCCCGTCCCGACGAGGCGAACTCCATCAAGTCCACCGCCGCCCAGCTGCGGGAGACGCTGCCGACGGCGGCGGTCATCGGTGATCTCGCCGCCCTGGACAAGCGACTGGCCACCATCATGGACCACTCGGAGGCCGCCGGGGAGCAGGCGAAGGCGGAGAAGGCGCGGCGTCGTGACGAAGCCGTCGCCCGCAAGGAGACCCTCGCCGCGGAGGCCGAGGACCTGGCGGAGAACTCCACCGACTGGAAGGCCGCCGGCGACCGGCTGCGCGCCATCCTGGAGGAGTGGAAGACCATCCGGGGCATCGACCGGAAGACGGACGATTCCCTGTGGAAGCGCTACTCCCGTGCCCGCGACGCCTTCAACCGCCGCCGGGGCGCCCACTTCGCCGACCTCGACCGGGGCCGGGCCGCCGCCCGCCGCGCCAAGGAGGCGCTGGTCGAACGCGCCGAGGCCATCAAGGACTCCACCGACTGGAACGAGACGGCCCGCGCCTTCCGTGACCTGATGAAGGAGTGGAAGGAGGCCGGCCGCGCCCCGCGCGAGGTCGACGACAAGCTGTGGGCCGCCTTCCGCGGCGCCCAGGACCATTTCTTCAACGCCCGCAACGCCGAACACGCCGAGCGCGACAAGGAGTTCGAGGCCAACGCCGAGGCCAAGGACGCCCTCATCGCGGAGTACGACCCCCAGGTCGACCCGGCCAAGGGGCTCGAGTCCGCCCGCGCCAAGCTGCGGGAGCTGCAGGAGAAGTGGGACGAGATCGGTTTCGTCCCGCGCGGGAAGGTCTCGGAGTACGAGGACAGGATCGGGGCGATCGAGAAGCGCGTCGCCGAGTTCGAGGAGTCCCAGTGGCGTCGCACCGACCCGGAGGCCCAGGCCCGCGTCGACCAATTCCGCGCCAAGGTCGAGGACTTCACCGCCCAGGCGGAGGCCGCCGAGGCCAAGGGCAACACGAAGAAGGCCGCGCAGCTGCGTGAGCAGGCCGCCCAGTGGCAGGAGTGGGCCGACACCGCCCAGCACGCGGTGGACAACCAGTAG
- a CDS encoding GNAT family N-acetyltransferase yields MVTDPDSEVAGFLLLGMPLTEDRDVLDVEVILDAGHLPLPGAAFEPEGRAIIDELLAEADTIGARLGRTTLQTWLLHPADEEPGTGEFAAVLRSAGYRLGLTEIQGHLPVIPRPVDHPWEISVIVDLDVPDHLTDDVIGLYQLGSDDMPRGGLQESDITWNRQRLTDAAARLRDTGRRSLIVLAHDDSGPVGLTEVRMHQGSDETVLEQDLTAVATPARGRGVATALKQELLNRAGAFFPAAARVYTSCAVDNHAMIAVNEALGWTRFSGGSGWEKRL; encoded by the coding sequence GTGGTCACCGACCCGGACTCCGAGGTGGCCGGTTTCCTCCTGCTCGGCATGCCGCTGACCGAGGACCGGGACGTCCTCGACGTGGAGGTCATCCTCGACGCTGGCCACCTACCGCTCCCCGGGGCTGCGTTCGAACCGGAGGGACGGGCGATCATCGACGAGCTGCTCGCCGAGGCCGACACCATCGGCGCCCGCCTGGGCCGCACCACCCTGCAGACCTGGCTGCTGCACCCGGCCGACGAGGAGCCCGGCACCGGGGAGTTCGCCGCCGTGCTGCGCTCCGCCGGCTACCGGCTCGGTCTCACCGAGATCCAGGGCCACCTGCCGGTGATCCCCCGTCCGGTCGACCACCCGTGGGAGATCTCGGTGATCGTGGACCTCGACGTGCCGGATCATCTGACCGACGACGTCATCGGGCTCTACCAGCTCGGCTCCGACGACATGCCCCGCGGTGGTCTGCAGGAATCAGACATCACCTGGAACCGTCAACGGCTGACGGACGCTGCCGCCCGGCTCCGGGACACCGGCCGACGCTCACTCATCGTCCTCGCCCATGACGATTCCGGACCGGTCGGCCTCACCGAGGTGAGGATGCACCAGGGTTCCGACGAGACGGTCCTGGAGCAGGATCTCACCGCCGTGGCCACCCCGGCCCGGGGGCGCGGGGTGGCCACGGCGCTGAAGCAGGAGCTGCTCAACCGGGCGGGTGCGTTCTTCCCCGCCGCCGCCCGCGTGTACACGTCCTGCGCGGTGGACAACCACGCCATGATCGCGGTGAACGAGGCCCTCGGGTGGACCCGTTTCAGTGGTGGCTCCGGCTGGGAGAAACGCCTCTGA
- a CDS encoding Rv2732c family membrane protein, which translates to MSETTPNPEQIRADANKVRDLAAQEKKAARRMTLGTHLYTLVAAVLLYVVTLILPQAGDVRGFEVLFRTQAASDAGIKITEYIYATLIFLGLGVFTTLTLLTRRSVFGLIGWMLTTVGLGYSIFAIWLRQTRSSTGDGVDLGIGMWLSIIAVALAFVAYCMVALRRDDRQAELARSRAEQDSLDEVGYAQRSAMVSKQNTAADDNPLLRDDRRRRATERHQRHQD; encoded by the coding sequence ATGAGCGAGACCACCCCGAATCCCGAGCAGATCCGAGCCGACGCCAACAAGGTGCGTGATCTCGCCGCGCAGGAGAAGAAGGCGGCCCGGCGCATGACTCTGGGCACGCATCTGTACACGCTGGTCGCGGCGGTGCTCCTCTACGTGGTCACGCTGATCCTGCCCCAGGCGGGCGACGTCCGGGGCTTCGAGGTTCTGTTCCGCACCCAGGCGGCCAGCGACGCCGGCATCAAGATCACCGAGTACATCTACGCCACCCTCATCTTCCTGGGCCTGGGTGTGTTCACCACGCTCACGCTGCTCACCCGCCGGTCGGTGTTCGGTCTCATCGGCTGGATGCTCACGACCGTGGGCCTGGGTTACTCGATTTTCGCCATCTGGCTGCGGCAGACCCGGAGCAGCACCGGGGACGGGGTGGACCTGGGCATCGGCATGTGGCTGTCCATCATCGCGGTGGCGTTGGCGTTTGTCGCCTACTGCATGGTGGCGCTGCGCCGGGATGACCGTCAGGCGGAACTCGCCCGTTCCCGGGCTGAGCAGGACAGCCTCGACGAAGTGGGCTACGCCCAGCGTTCGGCGATGGTGAGCAAGCAGAACACCGCGGCGGACGACAACCCGCTGCTGCGGGATGACCGGCGCCGCCGGGCCACTGAGCGGCACCAGCGACACCAGGACTGA